In Acidisarcina polymorpha, the DNA window TCGTAGCGAACCTGGCAAACGAGCATGGAATCAGAAGACCATTGTTGGAGCGTATTCCCATAGTGCTCGCCAGCGGGCAGAATCTTCGGCATCGGGTGCTTCCCTCGAATGTGATCTCCATCGGTTTCACCGCGGAACTTACACCGGCCGCAGGCGCCGACGCCTCGCGGCGTCCATTCCTTGATTATCCGTTAAACGGAGACAATTCTGTAAAGGGCTTTCAAGACCCGAAGTGCACGCTCAGGCGAGTCTTGCATTGGGAGGTCGGCGGGAGATGCGAATTAGTCTGCTTCGCGGAACACGGAAGGACCGGCAAACTAATGACGGAGACGTGAATCAAAAACCTCCGACTAAGAGAGAGCGGCTGTTCGCCGTATTCAGATTCTTCTTGTTTGCCGTTACAATCGGCCTCTTCCTAACTTGTCTGAAAATTGTTCTGAACAAAATCCCGGCCACGGCGTCCCTCCTTCAGCAGGCGGAGCTTGGGACCACGACTGCGACGATAATGCTCGTCATTGACGAGTATCGGGCTACTCTCGGTGATTGCCTTGTCCTATTTCGCCGCGAAGATTGAGGGACGACCGCTCGGGGCCTTCGGCCTTCCGCTACGGGATGCATTCGGGGACGCGATTCGCACTAGGCGTGATTTGGGGGCTCTTAGCGCTTTTGGACATCGGATGTACGTATCTGTTGGGAGGGTATTCCTTCGGAAGCTTTGCGCTCTCCCCTGGAAAGGTTCTGATCTTCGGCGCCGCGTCAGCGCTAGCTTTCATCATGGTAAGTCTTTTCGAAGAGTTTCTTTTCCGCGGCTATGCGTTGCATAGTCTCACCATAGGTGTCGGTTTTTGGCCGGCAGCATTTCTGTTATCGGCCATCTTCGGGGGCCTGCATCTCACGAATACCGGGGAAGGCATTGTTGGCGCACTGGATGTGATGTTGTATGGATTATTCGCATGTTTTACCTTAAGTCGGACCGGAAATTTGTGGTTTGCAGTAGGCCTACATTCGGCTTGGGATTTCTCTCTTACATTTCTTTACTCGGTTCCGGGTAGCGGCATGCACGCGAAAGGGCAGTTATTGCAAGCAACTCTCCATGGGCCGGCTTGGCTGACCGGGGGAGCTGCAGGACCCGAAGGACGCGTGATCGGTTTGGCAGTCCTGATTCTGTCGTTTCCCGTCTTTTCCGCCTTGTTCCCAATCGCGCCCGCCGCCCGTGGTGGCCGGCATTAAAGATGTCGTCGTGCCGTGGGGCCTGCCCAAGAATAAGGACGGAATAATGTTCACTGGGGCATTGCCAGGCGCACGTTCCTCATGATGCAACCAAAGATATGTCGTATTTCGGTCGGTTGTTGGTAACGGGGGCGATGCACTCACTGGCACAGTCAAACAACTCGCGGTGGAGCTCTAAAAGCGAAGCTCGTCCGCATTGAATTCCTTGATCTGCATGTCTCGAAAGGCCTTTGATATGAGGCAGGTCTACTGCACCTCTTGAGTAAGGGTCGCTGCGCTGACTGCATCGGTGGTGCTGCCGGTGAAGATGGCCGCAATAGCGTTGCCGTCAAGAGCGAGGTTCGCAGTGATCAAGGATGCTGTGCCATCAAGCAGCCGCGCACTGCCAAGAACAACGCTTCCATTCTTGAAGATGACTAACCCCGTGGGAGGCGGCCCGGAAGCTGCGGTGACGGTGGCCGTGAACCTCACCTGATCTCCAAGGTTCGACGGATTCGAGGAGGCGGTAAGCGTCGTCGTAGTTGAAATGGCACCAGGCTTGATCGTGAAGGTGGCCGAAGTGACCGGGCTGTCCGCGTAGCCACTTGCGACTGCGATCGCTTTCACCGTCGACGTTTCAGAAATAATGAGGGGCCGGTCTGGCTGACTGATATGGGCACAATCGACGTAGAGATGGGGAACGGCGTCGAGGTAGGCGCGCTCGCGCGCGGTAACTGTGCGGATAGCGCGTCCCTGTTCCACGGCGCGCAGCCCCTGCTGCAACTGGGCGGGAGACTTCGATCCGGCGAATGGGTTCTGCCAACTACGAAGTGCAATCCCCCAATCAGCTATAGCACACGTCGGATCGGCCGTAAGAACCGAATTGAATCCTTCAATCGCGGAGCCGAATTGGAAGAATGCATGAGAGCCACGGCATGATTGAACTGGGGTAGCACATTAGGATTACAGTACGTGCTGAAGGTGACGCTGCCAAGCGCCTCGGGCGAAGGGTGGTCGTGAACCTGGGAGTGGAGGGGTGATATAACGGCGGCCCATAGATAAAGCATCGCAGAGACAACTGTCTTCATTCTGTAAAGTCTCCTTTATCACCATGGGTGCAGTTTTCTTGATGAATATCACACGGTCCATGCTTGTTTGTTTCCCCAGAGGCACTGGCCGTCTCCACGAACCACTAAGGCTCTGGTGGGTGGGCGCGGTGAGTTCTTCATCCCCCTGGGTACTCATGACTGGTCTCCCAAGGAGCTCTGTAGGAAGTAAGAAGTTCCGAGCTCAATGCGGCCATTTGGAGGCTACAATCTCAACGAGATTGTCCCGCCTCTTATCCCGGTCGGGGTCGCAGAAGGAAGGTCTGTGAACTCAGCGAGAGACCAGGGATGCATGTCGTTGCTCTCCGCAACCGTCTGACTCGGCGGTTTGCCTGCGAGGCTATGAAAGTCTCGCACCATGTGCATCTGATCGGCAAAGCCGAACTGGTGGGCGATATTGAGCCACGTGCGTTCAGGAAACAGGCGCTTGGTGTCGAGAGCACCCTGAAAGCGTGCAATACGCGCATACAGCTTGGGTGAACAGCCTATCTCATCGACATCTCTTACGTCTGCCGCCACACGGCCTACATCGTTCCGGAGGGAACCAATAGTCACGTGAAAAGTATGGGTGGAATGCAGGATTTTATAGACGTTCCCCATGAGTTTGTAATTCTTGTTGAAAACACGATGCAAGCCATAACCACCTACACACAGAGACGGGAATAAATCACGTTTCCATACATTGTTCCATTGAGTTCTGTCGAACGGTCGAACGCCAGATAGCAACTGAAACTCGCGTGCTGAACGCACCACAATGAATGGAAGGCATATGGAAGCTATCAGAGCAACCGAACCAACTTCATCAATGCAAATCGCTGCAAACCCGGCACTCGTGCTTCTACATGGTACCTCCGGCTTTTCAGAAGACTGGTCCGGCGTAGTTGACCATCTGGCTGTGAACCGCCTCGTAATTCGCCCCGACTACATGAACTCAACGATCAGTAACGATACGGCCTATTCAAAGACAATCGCTGAGGCCGCTTCTCATGTCCTCACGGAAGTCTGTGACAGAACCGAAGGCCCCTTTGACCTTGTGGGCTACTCTCTGGGGGCGGGTGTAGCCGCTTTCATCGCTGCAGAACATCCTGAGAGTGTTCGTTCGTTGGTTCTTGTTTCGGGCTTCGGATACGGTAGCGAGGTTTGGATGAAGTCGCAGTTTAGTCTCTGGCTCGACCTAGTTCGCACCAATCGGACTGCGCTTACTAAATTGCTGCTCCTGACTGGGATAAGCAGAGGTTTCCTTTCGACCTTTGATGAAGATACAATCGCCAGGATCATCGATGGATTTGTTAGGTCCACCGATTGGGAAAAAGTGGATTATTCCATTCGACTCGATCTTAACTTAGACATCCGAGAACATGCTAAAAAAATAGCGGTGCCAAGCCTATCGATTTCAGGCAAGCATGATCGCATCGTTCCCGGATTTTATTCAGAGCAGCTCGCCGAGTTGACTCACGGATCTCAACATGTCGAGATCGATTCAGGACATCTCTCCTTCCTAGAACAGCCAGTTCAATTAGCAACCGCCATCGTCAGGTTTTTAGATTCTCATCGACCTGAGGACAACAATCCACAAGAAGTGCAGAAACCAACCAAATCTCGGATTTGAAACCTTTCCGCTTCTAGCGCAAGTTCTCTTCGGCAGAAACTCTCCGAACAAATAGTGTGGAAGTCTTGAGGGCGACATCGCTATCTCTACCTGGGGAGCGAAGCGGCACTCGCTCCCATCTATCGAAGACTACGTTGGCACCAAGGAAATAATGAACCTCAAACCTGGAATCATTCTCGCCTTCATTCTTTCGTTCTTCATCATTTCGCCGGTCAGCGCACGCGTCTCTCACGTCGACATTTTCTCTCACTCCGATGTCCTCAGCGGAAGGTCGTTCGGCGACGCAGGGGCCTATGAGCACATCAGTGGAAGAATCTATTTCTCGCTTCCTATAGCAAATCCACACAATCAGGGAATCGTCGATCTCCACAATGCAATAAATCTTAGAGATGGTGAGGTCGAATTCTCGTCCGACTTCGTCGCGATTCGCCCCAAAGACCCCGCCAGGGGCAATGGCTCCATGATTCTTGAACTACCTAACCGCAGCAAACGAATCGTCCTTTCTTTTATCGACGGCGGCGATGCAGATGTCGCGGAGGACGCGGGCGACGCATGGTTACTGCGCAACGGCTATACGATCGTAACCTTGGGGTGGCAATGGGATGTAACCGGTCCTGGCGCACTCCACTTCTACGCCCCGATTGCGAAGGAAAACGGCAAGACCATTTTCGGTCTACTGCGAGGAGATATAATGCTTTCAAAGTGGATGCCAGAGATTCCGCTCGGCCATGTCATCCTCGGCAAGATCGGGGGAACCGAATATCCAGTCTCCGCACCCGACGATCCTCGCAACTCTCTTACCGTCCGCAACTCGCCCGATGCCAACCGAACTTTGATCCCCCGCTCTCAGTGGAAGTTCGCCCACATAGTCGACAGTAAACTCGTTCCTAGCGATCAGTTCATTCACCTCAACGGTGGCTTCCAACCTGGCAAGATCTACGAATATGTCTATGTTGCCGCCGATCCGGTGGTAGCTGGAGGTGCCTTCGCCGCCGTACGCGACTTCGCCTCCTACGCAAAGCACTCTCCTAACACAATCGTTCCGGTCCAGCGTGTTTTTGGGCAAGGCATCTCGCAGACCGGCCGATTTCTGCGCGACTTTCTTTATCAGGGCTTCAATGCTGACGAAGACGGTAAGATGGCCCTCGACGGAGTCCTTGCGCACGTCGCCGGAGCCGGCCGAGGCAGTTTTAATTACCGTTTCGCTCAGCCATCGCGGGATGCGCAACCGACCTCCTCCGTCTTCTTCCCAACCGATATCTTCCCCTTCACCGATCTACCAGAGCGCGATCCGGTCACAAAAGAGGTGGGTGGCCTGCTTGACCGCGCCACAGCCGAAAACGTCGTGCCGCGCATTTTTTTTACCAACACGTCTTTCGAATACTGGGGCCGTGCCGCGGCGTTGATCCACGTCAGCGCCGATGGCAAACACGATGCGCCGATAGCAAACAGTGTTCGAATCTATCACTTCACCGGCCTACAGCATTTCCCTGCTCCATTTCCTCCGGTGAGAGGGAAAGACGATCTTCTCGGACAGGAGCCGCAATCGCCGCTCTCACATAGATATCTGATGCGCGCCATGATTGCTAACATGGACGCATGGGTGCGAAATAGTAAGCCTCCGCCGGTCAGCAGTTATCCCCTGATTGCCGACGAAAATCTTGTGCCTTTGCAAAAATACGCTTTCCCTGCAATTCGCGGCCTGAATCGTCCGCACGACGCAAATGAGGTTTGGCGCCTCGACTTTGGCCCGAACTGGCGCAACGGTATCCTGAGTGTCCAGCCGCCCAGCGTCGGAAAGGTTTACCCCGTTCTTGTACCCCAGGTCGATATCGATGGAAATGAACGTGACGGCGTCCATTTACCAGAGATTACCGTCCCGCTCGCAACCTATACAGGATGGAACCTTCGCGATCCTTCCATCGGCGCATCCGATCAGCGTGTGGCCTTTGAAGCTTCGTACATTCCGTTCGCTAAGACCGCCGCCGAACGTGAAAAGACGGGCGATCGCCGCAAGTCCATCGCAGAACGCTATGCAAATCACGAAGATTACACCGTCCGGTACCAAAGGGCCGTGGATGAGCTCATAAAAGAGAATTGGATCTTGCCCGAAGATCGTGCCGCACTGCTACTTCGCGGTGAGCAAGAATGGAGCGAAGCTGTAAACTAATGTCTTATTCTTACTGTTGCCATTGTTTGAGTAAATCAAATATTGCGATGATCCCGGACAATCTGTCATGCCGGATGCTGATTGCAGGTGAGCAGCTCCGGTTTCCAGTAGTTTGAGCTATTAAAGAGACCTATTCGGGCATGCAGCACGGTAGAGTCATTCTTGCCAAATGCCCACGCAAGCCCCAACCGCGGAGCGAAGTTCAGAAAATTGCTCGGCGAGGTTTGAAACTGATACCGCAGGCCTGTGGTGAGCGTCAGACGTGGAGTCAACTTGATGGCATCTTCGGCAAACAGCGAGACTTTGCACTGATTGAACGCGACCAGAGGGTTTCCGGTCGTGATCTGAAATGTTGTAGGGATACCTGCTGCAAGATTTAGATTCGCGCGCCGATATTGTTCGAGCGCAGTAATGTTCGTGATCTGTGAGAGAGGCTGGTCGCTAGAATCAAGCACGGGAGCGCTTCCGCCGCCGAAGACAAATGCTCCG includes these proteins:
- a CDS encoding helix-turn-helix domain-containing protein, whose product is MHRVFNKNYKLMGNVYKILHSTHTFHVTIGSLRNDVGRVAADVRDVDEIGCSPKLYARIARFQGALDTKRLFPERTWLNIAHQFGFADQMHMVRDFHSLAGKPPSQTVAESNDMHPWSLAEFTDLPSATPTGIRGGTISLRL
- a CDS encoding TonB-dependent receptor domain-containing protein; this translates as MAYYVHEIDPDTFNGAFVFGGGSAPVLDSSDQPLSQITNITALEQYRRANLNLAAGIPTTFQITTGNPLVAFNQCKVSLFAEDAIKLTPRLTLTTGLRYQFQTSPSNFLNFAPRLGLAWAFGKNDSTVLHARIGLFNSSNYWKPELLTCNQHPA
- a CDS encoding alpha/beta hydrolase domain-containing protein, producing the protein MNLKPGIILAFILSFFIISPVSARVSHVDIFSHSDVLSGRSFGDAGAYEHISGRIYFSLPIANPHNQGIVDLHNAINLRDGEVEFSSDFVAIRPKDPARGNGSMILELPNRSKRIVLSFIDGGDADVAEDAGDAWLLRNGYTIVTLGWQWDVTGPGALHFYAPIAKENGKTIFGLLRGDIMLSKWMPEIPLGHVILGKIGGTEYPVSAPDDPRNSLTVRNSPDANRTLIPRSQWKFAHIVDSKLVPSDQFIHLNGGFQPGKIYEYVYVAADPVVAGGAFAAVRDFASYAKHSPNTIVPVQRVFGQGISQTGRFLRDFLYQGFNADEDGKMALDGVLAHVAGAGRGSFNYRFAQPSRDAQPTSSVFFPTDIFPFTDLPERDPVTKEVGGLLDRATAENVVPRIFFTNTSFEYWGRAAALIHVSADGKHDAPIANSVRIYHFTGLQHFPAPFPPVRGKDDLLGQEPQSPLSHRYLMRAMIANMDAWVRNSKPPPVSSYPLIADENLVPLQKYAFPAIRGLNRPHDANEVWRLDFGPNWRNGILSVQPPSVGKVYPVLVPQVDIDGNERDGVHLPEITVPLATYTGWNLRDPSIGASDQRVAFEASYIPFAKTAAEREKTGDRRKSIAERYANHEDYTVRYQRAVDELIKENWILPEDRAALLLRGEQEWSEAVN
- a CDS encoding alpha/beta fold hydrolase — translated: MEAIRATEPTSSMQIAANPALVLLHGTSGFSEDWSGVVDHLAVNRLVIRPDYMNSTISNDTAYSKTIAEAASHVLTEVCDRTEGPFDLVGYSLGAGVAAFIAAEHPESVRSLVLVSGFGYGSEVWMKSQFSLWLDLVRTNRTALTKLLLLTGISRGFLSTFDEDTIARIIDGFVRSTDWEKVDYSIRLDLNLDIREHAKKIAVPSLSISGKHDRIVPGFYSEQLAELTHGSQHVEIDSGHLSFLEQPVQLATAIVRFLDSHRPEDNNPQEVQKPTKSRI
- a CDS encoding CPBP family intramembrane glutamic endopeptidase, with amino-acid sequence MHSGTRFALGVIWGLLALLDIGCTYLLGGYSFGSFALSPGKVLIFGAASALAFIMVSLFEEFLFRGYALHSLTIGVGFWPAAFLLSAIFGGLHLTNTGEGIVGALDVMLYGLFACFTLSRTGNLWFAVGLHSAWDFSLTFLYSVPGSGMHAKGQLLQATLHGPAWLTGGAAGPEGRVIGLAVLILSFPVFSALFPIAPAARGGRH
- a CDS encoding Ig-like domain repeat protein → MQQGLRAVEQGRAIRTVTARERAYLDAVPHLYVDCAHISQPDRPLIISETSTVKAIAVASGYADSPVTSATFTIKPGAISTTTTLTASSNPSNLGDQVRFTATVTAASGPPPTGLVIFKNGSVVLGSARLLDGTASLITANLALDGNAIAAIFTGSTTDAVSAATLTQEVQ